The window AAAAAGAAGATTGATGCTTGTTTTTGTGTCTATTATTTCAATTGTAGTTTTTTTAAGCCTCCTTATTTCCGTGGTCACAGATGTTAATGTTGGTGAGATACTTTATGTTCAAACTGTCGATAAATTATTCACACAAGACAACATAAGCGCTGCCAATTCTGCAAATGATCGGCTCGACGCTACACTTAGCGCATTTAAAATCGCGACTGAGAACCCGATATTTGGAATTGGCAAGCAACAGGCTGAAAACACATTGTTTGTTACGTCGTCTATTTCTGAGCTTTGTTATCAACTTGGGTTTATATACTTGTTTGTATACCTATGCTTTTTTAGAGTAACGTTTAAAAAGATAAACTTTTTTATTTCAATCCCTTTTTTATTGGTGTTGTTAAACGGCGAGGCTTATTCAAGTTATATTTTGAGTTCGCTTATATTAATATACGGTGCTAAAGATAGTTTTCTTGATAAAATACTTCATCCGGTTAGCTATAGCAGCATATTAGACGATGACGGCGGTTTGTTAACCTGATAACATGAATTTATGAACGAATTGAATAAGGAAAAAGAGCAGCCTTTGGTATCCATAATTACCATCGTTTACAATGGCGACGCTTACATTGAACAATGCATTCAAAGCATCGTTAATCAAGTATATAAAAAAATCCAATACATAATTATTGATGGCGGATCTACAGACAATTCTATTAACATTATTAACAAATATCGTACGCACATAGATGTTTTTGTAACGGAAAAAGACAGGGGCATTAGTGACGCATTTAACAAAGGAATTCAAAAAGCCACAGGTGATATCATTGGCATCCTTAACAGTGATGATATATATAATGAATTTGCAGTGCAAAGTGTTGTAGACGCTTATTTGGCTAATGAAAAGAAGGAAGCTGTTTACTATGGCGATATTTTGTACTTTAACGATAAAAACAGTTTTGAGCTGATTGCTGACGCTGATAGATTATGGAGGGTAATGTCTATTTTTCATCCCTCCACTTTCATTTGTAAGTCGATATACGATAGGTTAGGTGGGTATTTGGAAGAGTTTAAATACGCTATGGACAGCGAATTCATTCACCGCTGTTTGTTCAATAAAATACCATTTATCCACATAAATAAAACGCTGGCCAATTTCAGGCTGGCCGGGACCAGCGACAGAAACTATAAAAAAAGTCACAAAGAGTTTTATTTATCGGTAAAAAAATACAATTACGGACTATATGCCGAGTGGTATTTTTATTGGAATGTGTTCAAAAAAATAGTGCTGAATACTACAATCGGGCAATATTTAAACAAAAGACGGGATTTGTTATCGTGGCTGTTGGCCG is drawn from Mucilaginibacter ginsenosidivorax and contains these coding sequences:
- a CDS encoding O-antigen ligase family protein — its product is MNNDFRVQSIFWEPGAWVFNEVFALFWYIYIRKETKGILIYLYSIFLTLSTTGFILLIIIATDIFLFSKDKKLKRRLMLVFVSIISIVVFLSLLISVVTDVNVGEILYVQTVDKLFTQDNISAANSANDRLDATLSAFKIATENPIFGIGKQQAENTLFVTSSISELCYQLGFIYLFVYLCFFRVTFKKINFFISIPFLLVLLNGEAYSSYILSSLILIYGAKDSFLDKILHPVSYSSILDDDGGLLT
- a CDS encoding glycosyltransferase family 2 protein — its product is MNELNKEKEQPLVSIITIVYNGDAYIEQCIQSIVNQVYKKIQYIIIDGGSTDNSINIINKYRTHIDVFVTEKDRGISDAFNKGIQKATGDIIGILNSDDIYNEFAVQSVVDAYLANEKKEAVYYGDILYFNDKNSFELIADADRLWRVMSIFHPSTFICKSIYDRLGGYLEEFKYAMDSEFIHRCLFNKIPFIHINKTLANFRLAGTSDRNYKKSHKEFYLSVKKYNYGLYAEWYFYWNVFKKIVLNTTIGQYLNKRRDLLSWLLAGKLKK